The genome window GAAAATACAGCAATACGGCGTTTCAGCTGTGCATTGGCTGCTGATGAAAGTAAAATTATTACTGCAAAAAAAGTAAAATATACTATATTTTTCCGCATAGCGCTGCCTCAAAATTTAATATATCGAAGAAATAAATGATATTGAAATCACATTCTGACTTATTCCGGTAACTTTAATTTTATAATCAGAAACTTTCTGGCCGTCAAGCCTTTCTGCAAATCTATCAGCATTCTCAGTTACAACAACTTCAAGAGTTGCAAAACCATTGTACCAATCACGCTGACTTACTGATTTTACTCCCCGCAAACTTGTAGACAGAAACCTTTTCAATTTTGCCAGTGTAGAAAAGCCTTTAACCCCTTTTACTTTCAGAACAATAACTCCTCCTGAAGACAGATCATCCTGCCATTTATCAAGAATCTTATTCATAATCTTAGTTGAAACAATATGGGAGGCTTTAGCTATTGCTTTTGTACCGCCTACAACATCATCTATGTGCGGAAATGCTCCGTTTGCCATTGCAGATCCAAGTATATCTCCCGTATCAGCTCTTATTGCTTTCACGCTGACAGTTGCCTGCTGAGATTTCTGTTTTGCACCAAAGGCCTCCACAATCGTAGATTTAGCCATAGCCTTGCCTGTAATAATTACTTCAGCTCCTATTGCACGTGCAAGGCTTGCAGCTTCTGCAACATCTCCTTTTAGGATTGCCGCGGCTTTTTCTCTGTCAAGGTTCCTTTGAATAGTCCTTTGATCTACGAATTTAAAACCTTTTTCCATAAAATCATTCATTATAGTATTTTCAGCTGTGTTTAAATCCGTACTTAGATAGGAAAATGACCCCGGTGCTTCACCGATATTCTGCTCATCAATAATAACCATCATTCTCGGCGTGTTTTTCCTGCGCATAAGGTTCTGTATGGCTTCAAGGTCATTTTCAATATCAGCCATTTTAACAGTCGCCTGAACTGTAACTTCATACAGATATTGATCCCTTTTGCGTTCCCGCACAATTTTATAATTTTTTACATACCCTTTTGTTTTTGACATTATATTATCATCAATAACCTGAAAATTCTTCACAAGTGTTTCAGATTCGATCATCATGCCGAGGGTTTGTTCAACACTTCGCCTGAGAGCTTCAAGTATGGCATCATCACGAGCATGTGCGATATCGTTCCCAATTATTGAACCTGTTCCGGTGGCAACAACACTCTTCTCTTTTTGGAGTCCTGCCTGGTCCTGAGCGTATACAAAAAATGTAGCTCCGGAAAGCAATAGAAGGACAAAAAGGAATAAAACGATATTTTTAACAGCTCTCATGATACTCTCCCTTCTCTAAAAAGTAAGCCTTAAAGCATTCTGAAACTTTCTAATCATCAGAAGAGCATCTGCTCCTGATACATGGTCTCTAATACCGAAAGCGCCGTCAAGGTTCTTTGTAGTCATGAATCCTCTGTCAACAGCGAGGCATATTGCATTATATGAAAAATGGCTCGGATTTACATCCGGAAATCTTGAAGTTGATCCGAGATATTTTGTTGCAATAGAATTATCGCCTTTAATAAGTATCAGCATATTCTGAAGGATCATGGCAAAATTTGCACGCGTTATTTTCTGGTCAGGATGGAATGTATTATCAGGAAATTTCTCCATAATTCCCGCATTTACTACCTGTGCAATCCATGTTTTTGCCCAGTGATCAGAAATATCAGCTATTTTTGCCTGTTCCGCTTCTTTCTTTTTCATTTCCGTCCGGCCTTCCGGTGCCCTGAAACTTGTATCATAAGTTTTTGTTTTTCTTTTATCAATAACAGTCAAAATTTTCAGTTCTTCAACGAGAAGAACAGCAAGATCCGACCTGTCAATCTCAGGTATCAGTGCTATTTTTTTACCGAGTTCAGTACCAGGCGCAGCTCTCTGAATTTTCTGTACAAGTTCCCATTCTTTATCTGCAGCCTGTGCATAATCACCTTTTGATGCAATGACCTTTCTAAAAGAATCTGCAGCATCATTAAACATAAAAGCTTCTTTGTACGCAATACCTTGATAGTACATTGCTTTATAGGATTTCGGATCAATTTTCAGCGCTTTGTTAAAACTTTTTTCAGCATTTTTGATCCAGTCTTTGTCTTTTTTCTCTGCAGTAAGAATACGGCCTTTTATAATATATGCATCAACGAATTTTTTGTCTTTGCCAATGGCTTTATCAATCATTTTAAAAGCCATTCCAAAATCTTTATTTTTACAGTTTAT of bacterium contains these proteins:
- a CDS encoding S-layer homology domain-containing protein codes for the protein MNSRIKIAAGVCIAALLVIAGCGPKPIPQQSILDTPQNHYKQGLREIERGNLTDADKEFDRAIRLAPDYAGGYAGKALINCKNKDFGMAFKMIDKAIGKDKKFVDAYIIKGRILTAEKKDKDWIKNAEKSFNKALKIDPKSYKAMYYQGIAYKEAFMFNDAADSFRKVIASKGDYAQAADKEWELVQKIQRAAPGTELGKKIALIPEIDRSDLAVLLVEELKILTVIDKRKTKTYDTSFRAPEGRTEMKKKEAEQAKIADISDHWAKTWIAQVVNAGIMEKFPDNTFHPDQKITRANFAMILQNMLILIKGDNSIATKYLGSTSRFPDVNPSHFSYNAICLAVDRGFMTTKNLDGAFGIRDHVSGADALLMIRKFQNALRLTF